The following are from one region of the Nicotiana tabacum cultivar K326 chromosome 3, ASM71507v2, whole genome shotgun sequence genome:
- the LOC107790269 gene encoding nucleolar complex-associated protein 2: MGTKNKASEKLSKKSSGVEKNTDEVMPKSSTKQNAMSHVEQLKRLQEKDPEFYQFLQEHDKELLEFDDEDIDDDAETEIDGDEIEEADEGDEFDTEQRVHADGKEVKSSTNVITSAMVDSWCGSIHENRSSGAIRSLMRAFRTACHYGDDAGEDAKSKWSTMSSSVFNKIMLFVLKEMDGILRGLLKLPTSGGQKQMIKDISNTKRWKSNNHLVKSYLGNALHVLNQMTDAEMISFTLRRLRFSSVFLAAFPVLLRKYMKVLLHFWGTGGGALPVVSFLFLRDLCMQLGSDCIDECIRGMYKAYLLNCQFMSATKLQHIQFLGNCFVELLRVDLPNAYQHAFVFIRQLAMILREAHSGGTKTKKSSQKTNQSSKEAHNTKAKESFLKVYQWKYIHCLELWTAAICAYSSEPDFRPLAYPLTQIISGAARLVPTARYFPFRLRCIKMLNRIAASTNSFVPVSTLLLDMLEIKELHRPPTGGVGKAIDFRTVLRVSKLTLKTRAFQEACVLSVVEELAEHLAQWSYSVAFFELSFVPVVRLRNFCKSTNVERFRREIRQIIREIEANSEYTNKKRTTISFLPNDPAAESCLEDDKNAGVSPLSKYVAMLRQRAQQRNDSLKESSVLVGQNSAIFGTKITESDEDDDDDDGKDSKGDAVFSSSWLPAGNTKAEQSTEEKQKKKKRRKELQDETAFDEDIVEDFILSSDEEEDSMSDAPSDEEVSIKQKSFVEPSKKKGKSHGKKNRKRKRSKGVASAV; this comes from the exons GATCCTGAGTTTTATCAATTCTTGCAAGAGCATGACAAGGAGCTCCTTGAATTTGACGATGAGGATATTGAT GATGATGCCGAGACTGAAATTGATGGAGACGAAATAGAAGAAGCTGACGAAGGTGATGAATTTGACACTGAACAACGTGTTCATGCAGATGGAAAGGAGGTCAAGTCATCCACAAATGTCATCACTAGTGCAATGGTGGATTCCTGGTGTGGTTCAATTCATGAAAATAGGAGTTCGGGGGCTATTAGGTCTCTCATGAGAGCTTTTCGAACAGCTTGTCATTACGGTGATGATGCTGGTGAAGACGCTAAGTCAAAGTGGAGTACCATGTCTAGCAGTGTGTTCAACAAAATAATGTTGTTTGTTCTAAAAGAAATGGACGGAATTCTTCGTGGCCTGTTGAAATTGCCAACTTCTGGTGGGCAGAAGCAGATGATAAAGGATATATCCAATACTAAACGGTGGAAGAGCAACAACCACTTGGTGAAATCATATCTCGGAAATGCTCTACATGTTCTAAACCAGATGACTGATGCAGAAATGATATCATTTACATTACGAAGACTCAGATTCTCATCTGTATTTTTGGCTGCTTTTCCAGTCCTTTTAAGGAAATATATGAAG GTTCTTCTTCATTTCTGGGGTACAGGCGGAGGTGCACTACCAGTTGTCTCTTTTCTGTTTCTAAGAGACCTGTGTATGCAGCTTGGTTCTGATTGCATTGACGAGTGCATTAGAGGAATGTATAAAGCTTATTTGTTGAACTGCCAATTCATGAGTGCAACTAAGCTGCAGCATATTCAGTTTCTTGGTAATTGTTTTGTTGAACTACTTAGGGTGGATCTTCCCAATGCATACCAGCATGCCTTTGTTTTCATTCGGCAATTAGCAATGATTTTACGGGAAGCACATAGTGGTGGTACTAAGACCAAG AAATCGTCTCAAAAGACTAACCAATCGTCCAAGGAAGCACACAATACTAAGGCCAAG GAGTCATTTCTGAAGGTTTACCAGTGGAAGTATATACATTGTCTTGAGCTGTGGACTGCAGCTATCTGTGCTTACAGCTCAGAACCAGATTTTAGGCCCCTGGCTTATCCACTGACACAAATAATTTCTGGCGCAGCACGTTTGGTTCCAACTGCTCGCTATTTTCCTTTTAGATTGCGATGCATCAAAATGCTCAACAGAATCGCTGCCTCCACCAATTCTTTTGTTCCTGTTTCCACGCTCCTTTTAGACATGCTGGAGATAAAAGAATTGCATAGGCCTCCAACAGGGGGAGTTGGAAAAGCCATAGATTTCCGTACTGTTTTAAGG GTTAGCAAACTTACGTTGAAAACGAGAGCATTTCAGGAAGCGTGTGTTTTATCTGTGGTTGAGGAGCTTGCTGAGCATCTTGCTCAATGGAGCTACTCAGTTGCTTTCTTTGAGCTGTCGTTTGTCCCTGTTGTTAGGTTGCGCAACTTCTGCAAGTCCACCAATGTCGAAAGATTCCGTCGTGAAATTAGGCAAATCATTCGCGAG ATTGAAGCCAATTCAGAGTACACAAACAAGAAGCGTACGACAATTTCATTTCTACCTAATGACCCAGCGGCAGAATCTTGTCTTGAG GATGATAAGAATGCAGGAGTGAGTCCTCTATCAAAATATGTCGCCATGCTCCGACAGAGAGCACAACAGAGAAATGATTCATTAAAGGAATCCAG TGTACTTGTTGGtcaaaactcagccatctttGGGACTAAGATAACTGAAAGTGACGaagatgatgacgatgatgatggtAAAGATAGCAAAGGAGATGCTGTCTTCAGTTCTTCTTGGCTACCTGCAGGCAATACCAA GGCCGAGCAGTCTACAGAGGAGAagcagaagaaaaagaagagaaggaagGAGCTGCAAGATGAGACTGCTTTTGATGAAGACATTGTAGAGGATTTTATCCTCAGTTCTGATGAGGAGGAGGATTCCATGAGTGACGCCCCCTCGGACGAAGAAGTAAGCATAAAACAGAAGTCATTTGTAGAGCCttcaaagaagaaagggaaatctCATGGGAAGAAGAACAGGAAAAGGAAGCGATCCAAAGGAGTAGCATCTGCTGTCTAA